The following nucleotide sequence is from Apium graveolens cultivar Ventura chromosome 4, ASM990537v1, whole genome shotgun sequence.
TCTGATGAGTGAATGATGTGGCCTTGCATGGCCTTGATTGCATGTGGCTTTTATTTTCAGAACTTATTTATTTAAACTTTTATTGGTTTGTAACCTATTGGTCCTTCGGGACTTTTAACTTATGATCCTTCAGGATCTTTTATATATGTAATTTGTTTGATCTCATTTCatacttgtcttttattttcggTATTTGGTCTTTTGGGACTTGCATTCCTTCGATGctcgtacttaaataaattggcagacaagatgatagaaataaacttgcataaataaATAATATCTCTAAGAAgtgggttcaacccttacataaAATGGTTTTGTCGACCTTATTTGTAAAACTAATGTTAAGTAATAGGAACATGTAGTGAATgtcctaaacataataaaccttcaggtcCGAAGCATGCCAAGTGCGAGGCACTTCATTACCATTCAAGGTCTCTAACTTGTAGGATCCTTGTCCTAGTGTCTTCCTGACCTTATAAGGCCCTTCCCAGTTGGGGGCTAGCTTTCATCTCTCCCCTACTCCTGATGCCTCAATCTTCCTCAGAACCAAATCCCCCTATtaaaagaacctttctttaacccgtCTATTGTAATATAGGGAGGCTCTTCATTGATGCTCTGTATTGTGGGTGTTGGCTTCATCCCTGACCTCGTCAATGAGATCGAGAgcgagcctcatgccttcttcgTTTATCTCTGGTTCGTAAGCTTCGATCCTAGGGGATCCATGAGTGATCTCAAGGGGCACCACTGCCTCGGCTCCGTAAGCCAGCATGAATGGGGTTGCTTCAGTTGTCACTTTGCAGGTGGTTCGATATGCCCATAATACAGGCAGCAGCTCATCCACCCAAGTGTTTCTCGAGCATTCAACCCtcttcttaagtccatcaaggatgatcCTGTTAGCAACTTCCGCTTGCCCGTTTTCCTGAGGATGAGCAACCGAGGTGAAGCGAAGTTCTATGCTGTTATTATCGCAGTACTCTCCGAACTCTGCattatcaaattgtttcccattatCCGTGACAAAGGATGTGTGGGATTCCATATCGGCAAATCACATTCTCCCAAAAGAATTGGTTAATctgcttggtggttatcttggccAGTGCCCTAGCCTCAATCCACTTTTTAAAGTAGTCTATGGATACCACAATGAACTTCCTCTATCCCGATGCTATAGGAAATGGTCCAAGTATGACCATTCCCCACATTGCAAAATGGATGGGTGTGCTGATCGATATAAGCCTCTCTGGGGGATGTCACTATCGGAGCGTGCCTTTGACATCTGTCACATTTCTTAACATAAGCCTTTGCATCAGCTAGCATAGTTGGCCAGTAGAATCCCAAccgagttatcttatgagcgaggaccctgccccccaagtgttgtccacaaattcTTTCATGGGCTTCTTTAAGTGCCTCCTCTGCTTCAAGAGGTCTTAAGCACTTCAAATACTGAATAACAAAGGACATTTTGTAAAGAAGGCCTTCGATCAACGAGTATCTCAACGCTCTAACCGACAGGTTGCGTGCCTCTTGGGCATCATCGGGGAGCCACCCAGTTTCTAAGTGGGTCTTGATCGGGTCTATCCAACAGCTTGCCACACCAGCTGGCGCTATCAGATTTATGACATGAATAGTGGGGTCTTCAAGACCTGGAAGTAAATACTTCTCGGATAGTTCTCGATTTCAGATGAGGCGAACTGAGACAAGGCATCTGCCGTAGTGTTCTCCTCTCTCATAACATGTTCTGCGTaccattcatcgaactgagtcagtATTCCCTTTACGACTCTCAGGTACTTGGCCATAGTTTCATCTTTGGCCTCAAACTCTCCATTAACTTGAGCAACTACAAGTCTTGAGTCTCCGCAGACCTTCAAGTTTTTGTCCCTCAGggctctagccaagcctaagccagctatcaatgcttcatattctgcttcgttGTTCGTAGTCGGAaagtccaacttcaaagcataTTCAATCATAAACCCATTAGGAATTTGCAAAACTAGGCCTGCACCACTAGATTTTGTTTTGGATGCTCCatcaaaatggagaacccaatactcttttaAGGTTGTTTCTTCATCCTTCTCCTTCTCTTCTCCCTCTGGGGTTACTATCTCTTGCCCCCAACTTCTTGGTCGTTAATGATGCATTCGACCACGAAGTCTGCTAAGGCCTGAGCCTTGATGGCCGTTCGAGGCTTGTACTTgatatcaaactctcctaactcaATCACccacttgatgagccttccaCTAGCCTTTGGGCTATGAAGAATGTTCCTCAAGGGTTGGTCGGTCAGGACTTCGatcttgtgagcctggaagtaTGGTCTTAAATTCCTCGAGGTTGAGATGAGAGCAAGCGTAAACTTCTTCATGTTGGAGTAATTCAACTCTGCTCCGTGGAGCACcttgcttacatagtatacagGCTTCTGGAGCTTCTGCTCTTCCTTCACGAGGACTGCACTCACGGCTTATTCAGATACCGCGAGGTACAAATAAAGAATGTCTTCCGGActtggtttggccaacaacggggcttcaGTCATGTACTTCTTCAGCTGTTTAAAGGCCTCTTGGCTCTTTGTTGTCCATTCAAAGTCcttcaccttcttaagggttTTGAAGAAGGGCAGGCATTTatctccagacttggagatgaacctccctagagTTGCAATTCTTCCTGTCAGCTTCTGAACGTCCTTGATGAAGCAtggtggctccatgtctaggatgGCTTTGATCTTGTCGGGGTTGTCCTATATTCCCCTCTTAGAGACCATGTGACCCAAAAATTTTCCATACCCAACGCCAAAAGCACACTTGGctgggtttaacatcatcttatggtgcCTTAGTACTTCAAATGCCTCTCTGAGGTGACTAATATGATCGGCCTTGCTtaggcttttgactaacatgtcatcaacatagacctccatggtcttcccaattAGATGGGCAAATATCTTGTTTACCAGTCTTTGgtaagtagctcctgcattcttaagtccaaaagccataacaagataacagaATACACCAAAGTCAATTATGAAAGATACCTTGGGGGTGTAATCCTTATGCATTCTGATCTGATTGTAACCACTGAagccatccatgaagctcagtatctcatgtccagcagtggcatcgattatggtatcaatccttggtagggggtaacagtccttgggacaagcatcattcaagtcagtgaagtcaatacatatcctccactttccattggcctttTTGACCATTACAGGGTTAGCCAGCCATTCAGGGAATTGCACTTCCTCAATAAATCCAACTTCTAAAAGCTTCTCAACCTCCTGCTTAATGGCTTCCGGCCTAAcaggggcataagttctcttctttTGCTTTACAGCCTTCCAAGTTGGATCAACGTTCAACCTATATATTATAAGGTTTGGGTCAATCCCCGGCATATCAGCTGTTGTCCAAGCAAATACATCATTGTTTTCCTGGAGGAAAGTTGTCATTCGACCCTTCAAGGGCTTGTCTAGAGATGCCCCCATGTACGTGACCTTCTCCGGGTCTAAAGGGTCTAAAGGAATTGGGAGCAAGTCCTCGGCTGGCTTCCCTCGCAGTTCATCATCTTCTcggacatccatgtcttctatggggAGGACTTGCCCCCTGTTCCATCGGGCCTAAATGCTGCAACATAGCAACTACGGGCCATCTTCTGATCTCCCCTTGCTTCTCCAGCACCATTTCTAGTTGGGAACTTCAGTACCATGTGGTAGGTTGAGGGCACGGCTTTAAAAGCATGGATCCCTGTTctacccatgatagcattgtaagtagAGGCTTCCTTGACAACTTGAAAGTTCAACATCTGAGTGGCCTCCCTGGGCTCTTCCCCGATAGTTATGGGAAGTTGTATTGCTCCTTCGACTTTACATTCCATATGGTTAAACTCGTAGATGGGTGCGTCGAATGGAGTTAGCTGAGAATCATTGTAGGCCATCCTTATGAATGTGTCATGGAACAGAATGTCCACGGAAGCTCCATTGTCCACTAGAACCCTCATAACAGGACAATTTCCAATTATCTAAGTGATAACCAGAGGATCATCCTGGGGA
It contains:
- the LOC141719564 gene encoding uncharacterized protein LOC141719564; translated protein: MESHTSFVTDNGKQFDNAEFGEYCDNNSIELRFTSVAHPQENGQAEVANRIILDGLKKRVECSRNTWVDELLPVLWAYRTTCKVTTEATPFMLAYGAEAVVPLEITHGSPRIEAYEPEINEEGMRLALDLIDEVRDEANTHNTEHQ